The proteins below come from a single Plodia interpunctella isolate USDA-ARS_2022_Savannah chromosome 21, ilPloInte3.2, whole genome shotgun sequence genomic window:
- the LOC128679489 gene encoding uncharacterized protein LOC128679489 codes for MGRNVAKSSRGRSLTPRGKRTTGGGNEVVGNVEEGEKTAISRAESLYFSDGDSDGSVWLPDVMIGGKERGQAPKRKASEDVEEAERASNKLSSASRGRAAQRSSYAGTAETKERLRDLSADYAQFERELEMAGTSKYLRSNEESRKRCLVDEHLEVVRAAAQKVLAEAGKAGNLKGTAWRAMNEACHDIIVAAGKIEAQCEESEAVRILRADNKRMREQLSLLQQETKALRTAFAERTSTALNEAQPAVGAPSLEDIRGLLSEWKESFERNMFLKLGGMVNDRLKEAEKRGFLAPEPIIRPPLAADKKKEAEKEAEPSVPKTGKSYAGAVAGATLMPPARPGPAPKATPGKKQPQQVMVQAQTPTGQPTEVPPPQEGEQGWAEVVKRGKKKRSKPSPSAQPAPTQTEAPKASAQPPKKIRFTPPKTSAVVVTLKPESKMDYRSVITKATTIDLSSIGVNHVSAVRGTATGARIIEIPGANSGAVADSLAEKLREIIGSEAEVKRPFKAAQIRVSGLNEGITPEALTEATARAGKCLPGQVRVGNIRMAPDMTASVIITCPVAAANALIDEGRLLVGWTAAKVRGLEALPMRCFRCMGIGHTRALCPSLVDRSELCHRCGKTGHMSAECGASEPWCAVCYAHKMVAKHIMGGPSCNPPRTRGKLAPANKGASVGAAMEH; via the coding sequence ATGGGTAGGAACGTGGCCAAGTCTTCTAGGGGAAGATCTCTGACCCCAAGGGGGAAGAGAACTACCGGGGGGGGTAACGAGGTGGTGGGGAACGTAGAAGAGGGCGAGAAGACGGCAATCAGCCGGGCGGAGTCGCTCTATTTTTCGGACGGCGATTCGGACGGGTCTGTCTGGCTCCCGGACGTTATGATAGGCGGAAAGGAGCGGGGCCAAGCCCCAAAGAGGAAGGCTTCAGAGGACGTTGAAGAGGCGGAAAGGGCCTCTAACAAGCTTTCCTCCGCTTCGAGAGGCCGGGCTGCTCAACGCAGCTCCTACGCTGGTACGGCCGAAACCAAGGAGAGGCTTCGAGACCTCTCCGCGGACTACGCTCAATTCGAGCGCGAGCTGGAAATGGCCGGTACCAGCAAATACCTGAGGAGCAACGAGGAGAGCAGGAAGAGGTGCCTCGTTGACGAGCACCTCGAGGTTGTAAGGGCGGCAGCCCAAAAGGTCTTGGCGGAGGCCGGAAAAGCCGGCAACTTAAAGGGGACGGCATGGCGGGCCATGAACGAGGCCTGCCATGACATAATTGTGGCGGCCGGAAAAATCGAGGCGCAATGCGAGGAGTCGGAAGCTGTCCGCATACTCAGGGCGGATAATAAGAGGATGCGGGAGCAGCTTTCGCTCCTCCAGCAGGAAACGAAGGCCCTGCGCACGGCCTTTGCCGAGCGCACGTCGACGGCGCTGAACGAGGCCCAACCAGCGGTGGGTGCCCCCTCGCTGGAGGACATTAGGGGACTCCTTTCTGAATGGAAGGAGTCCTTTGAAAGGAACATGTTCCTCAAGTTGGGGGGCATGGTTAATGACCGCCTCAAGGAGGCCGAGAAAAGGGGCTTCTTGGCCCCTGAACCGATTATCCGGCCGCCTCTGGCAGCCGACAAGAAAAAGGAGGCTGAAAAGGAGGCTGAACCGTCGGTCCCAAAAACTGGGAAAAGCTATGCCGGTGCAGTTGCGGGGGCTACTCTAATGCCCCCGGCACGTCCTGGGCCTGCACCCAAGGCAACACCAGGTAAAAAGCAGCCCCAACAGGTGATGGTGCAGGCCCAGACACCTACTGGGCAACCTACTGAAGTACCTCCGCCTCAGGAAGGTGAACAAGGGTGGGCTGAGGTGGTCAAGAGGGGGAAAAAGAAGAGGAGCAAACCCTCCCCCTCTGCCCAGCCGGCGCCCACCCAAACGGAGGCCCCCAAGGCGAGCGCACAGCCGCCTAAAAAGATTAGGTTCACCCCACCTAAGACCTCGGCGGTGGTGGTGACTCTCAAGCCGGAATCCAAAATGGATTACCGATCGGTGATAACGAAGGCCACCACCATCGACCTTTCGTCGATAGGGGTGAACCACGTGTCGGCGGTTCGTGGCACGGCAACGGGGGCCCGAATTATCGAAATACCCGGAGCTAATAGCGGGGCTGTGGCGGACAGTCTCGCAGAAAAGCTCCGGGAGATCATCGGTAGCGAGGCGGAGGTGAAGAGGCCGTTTAAGGCGGCACAAATCAGGGTCTCCGGCCTTAATGAGGGAATAACGCCGGAGGCCCTAACTGAGGCCACAGCGAGGGCGGGAAAATGTCTACCGGGACAGGTCAGGGTGGGTAATATCCGTATGGCGCCGGACATGACGGCGTCGGTGATTATCACCTGCCCTGTGGCGGCTGCCAACGCCCTCATAGACGAGGGGCGTCTCCTCGTTGGTTGGACGGCCGCCAAGGTCAGGGGGCTGGAGGCCTTGCCCATGCGGTGTTTCCGGTGCATGGGCATAGGCCACACCAGAGCCCTCTGCCCGTCCCTGGTGGACAGGTCGGAGCTGTGCCATCGCTGTGGCAAAACAGGGCACATGTCTGCAGAGTGTGGGGCCAGCGAACCCTGGTGCGCGGTGTGTTACGCGCACAAGATGGTCGCCAAGCACATAATGGGCGGCCCCTCGTGCAATCCCCCGCGCACGCGGGGCAAACTGGCCCCCGCAAATAAGGGAGCCTCCGTGGGCGCCGCGATGGAGCACTAA